In one Candidatus Nealsonbacteria bacterium genomic region, the following are encoded:
- a CDS encoding LOG family protein codes for MRYKIVVSGAAQIKHCCKDIENIAKEVGREIARQGCILVTGATTGIPYLAALGFKEIDGISIGFSPATSEAAHLKTYRLPIDAFDVIVYTGADYTGRDVIMTKAADGVIVICGRMGTLHEFVTAFETQKPIGVLEGTGGTADKIRYITKGPFRGVRRIIYDREPKKLVRRLIKQIKKEKLKVGR; via the coding sequence ATGCGATATAAAATTGTAGTATCTGGGGCGGCTCAAATAAAGCATTGTTGTAAAGATATCGAAAATATAGCCAAAGAAGTTGGTAGAGAGATTGCCCGTCAAGGATGTATCTTGGTTACAGGAGCTACGACAGGCATTCCCTATTTAGCTGCTTTAGGATTTAAAGAAATAGATGGAATTTCAATTGGTTTTTCTCCCGCAACCTCTGAGGCTGCTCACTTAAAGACCTATAGACTTCCAATAGATGCTTTTGATGTGATAGTTTATACCGGAGCTGATTATACTGGTAGAGATGTTATAATGACAAAAGCTGCAGACGGAGTAATTGTAATTTGCGGTCGAATGGGAACCTTACACGAGTTTGTGACTGCTTTTGAAACTCAAAAACCAATAGGTGTTTTAGAAGGAACAGGTGGAACAGCAGATAAAATAAGATATATAACTAAAGGCCCTTTTAGGGGGGTGAGAAGAATTATTTATGATAGAGAGCCGAAAAAATTAGTGAGAAGATTAATTAAGCAAATAAAAAAAGAAAAATTAAAGGTCGGAAGATAA
- a CDS encoding tRNA uridine(34) 5-carboxymethylaminomethyl modification radical SAM/GNAT enzyme Elp3, with the protein MKIQKLIIKDIIKNRIRTRADLTSFKRNISKKYKIPFPTNIWLLKAYHELLKDKRIKKSNNLENLLKTRPVRSLSGIINVSVLTKPYPCPGRCLYCPEEKGIPKSYLSGEPAVERAKNLNYNPYLQVKKRVEMLKIQGHPTDKIDLRIIGGTWSYYPKQYQTWFVKRCFDGCNKKLSKNLKKAQKLNETTKHRIIGFSIETRPDFIDEKEIKRMRRLGITKVEMGIQSIYDDVLNLNQRGHKVKAIIKATKLLKDAGFKISYQMMLNLPGSNPQKDKRMFEELFKNPDFKPDSLKIYPCALLKEAPLYKWYLKGKYKPYSEKTLIDIIKQAKKKIPYYVRIERIIRDIPSPRIITGPAKISNLRQVVAKEIKKEGWKCKCIRCREIKDKYNLEEKLYLYRKDYEASEGKETFLTFENKKRERLYSLLRLRITQKKHFLPVLQDAAIIREIHTYGQLVPISERKLAPQHRGLGKKLIKKAEEIAKKEFGLNKIAVISAVGTREYYRKFGYKLRDSYVVKSLK; encoded by the coding sequence ATGAAAATCCAAAAATTAATTATTAAAGATATAATAAAGAATCGGATTAGGACCCGGGCTGATTTAACTTCTTTTAAAAGAAATATCTCTAAAAAATATAAAATCCCTTTTCCAACTAATATCTGGTTATTAAAAGCTTATCATGAATTATTAAAAGATAAAAGAATAAAAAAAAGTAATAACCTTGAAAATTTACTCAAAACCAGACCTGTCCGTTCTCTTTCTGGAATTATCAACGTTTCAGTACTAACAAAGCCTTATCCTTGCCCTGGCAGATGTCTTTATTGTCCGGAAGAAAAGGGTATCCCTAAAAGTTATTTGTCGGGAGAACCTGCAGTAGAAAGAGCAAAAAATTTAAATTATAATCCTTATTTACAGGTAAAAAAAAGAGTAGAAATGTTAAAAATACAGGGGCATCCCACCGACAAAATAGATTTAAGGATTATTGGAGGAACCTGGTCTTATTATCCTAAACAATATCAAACATGGTTTGTAAAAAGATGTTTTGATGGCTGTAATAAGAAACTAAGTAAAAATTTAAAAAAAGCTCAAAAATTAAACGAAACAACAAAACATAGAATTATAGGTTTTTCCATTGAAACAAGACCTGACTTTATTGATGAAAAAGAAATAAAAAGAATGAGAAGATTAGGAATTACAAAGGTGGAAATGGGAATCCAGAGTATTTATGATGATGTTTTGAATTTAAACCAGAGAGGACATAAGGTAAAAGCCATTATAAAAGCAACCAAACTCTTAAAGGATGCGGGGTTTAAAATTTCGTATCAAATGATGCTTAATCTACCGGGTTCAAACCCACAAAAAGATAAAAGAATGTTCGAGGAACTTTTCAAAAACCCTGATTTTAAACCAGATTCTTTAAAAATATATCCTTGTGCACTTTTAAAGGAAGCTCCTCTCTATAAATGGTATCTAAAAGGAAAATACAAACCTTATTCTGAAAAAACCTTAATAGATATTATAAAACAAGCTAAAAAGAAAATCCCTTATTATGTCAGAATAGAAAGAATAATAAGAGACATTCCTTCACCAAGAATCATTACAGGGCCTGCTAAAATATCAAATCTTAGGCAGGTTGTTGCAAAAGAGATAAAAAAGGAGGGTTGGAAATGCAAATGTATTCGCTGTAGGGAAATTAAAGACAAATATAATTTAGAGGAAAAATTATATTTATATAGAAAAGATTATGAAGCTTCTGAAGGGAAAGAGACATTTTTAACTTTTGAAAATAAAAAAAGAGAAAGACTCTACAGTTTATTAAGGTTAAGAATAACCCAAAAGAAGCATTTTCTCCCTGTTTTACAGGACGCTGCTATTATCAGAGAAATCCATACTTATGGGCAGCTTGTGCCAATTTCAGAAAGAAAATTGGCTCCTCAACATAGAGGTTTAGGAAAAAAATTAATTAAAAAAGCTGAAGAAATAGCTAAAAAAGAATTTGGGTTAAATAAAATAGCTGTAATTTCAGCAGTCGGAACCCGTGAATATTACCGCAAGTTTGGATATAAGCTAAGAGATAGCTATGTGGTAAAATCCCTAAAATAG
- a CDS encoding radical SAM protein: MYPSYLNLSKEDLNQRIEKLFKVLENCEICPRKCYVNRIKGEKGYCQLDFLPVVSAFHPHFGEESPLVGRFGPDSWASRGGSGTIFFTSCNLSCVYCQNYEISQLRRGEEVSFERLAKMMLELQNRGCHNINLVTPTPQVPQILKSLSIAIKHGLKIPLVYNTNSYDSIEVLKLLDGIVDIYMPDVKYSDDKIALKYSNAPKYFEIMKEAVKEMHRQVGDLVLDEEGIAIRGLLVRHLVLPNDLAGSEKIFNFISKEISENTFLNIMDQYNPNFKAYQYPELSWRITDKEYQMAIKLAKEAGLKRLYRN; this comes from the coding sequence ATGTATCCAAGCTACTTAAATTTATCTAAAGAGGATTTAAATCAGAGGATAGAAAAACTTTTTAAAGTTTTAGAAAATTGTGAGATTTGTCCAAGGAAATGTTATGTAAATAGGATAAAAGGAGAAAAAGGATATTGTCAATTAGATTTTCTACCAGTAGTTTCTGCTTTTCACCCCCATTTTGGTGAAGAAAGTCCTTTGGTTGGAAGGTTTGGTCCCGACTCATGGGCGAGTCGAGGCGGGTCTGGAACAATTTTTTTCACTTCTTGTAATCTATCTTGTGTTTACTGCCAAAATTATGAAATTTCTCAATTAAGAAGAGGAGAAGAAGTTTCTTTTGAAAGATTAGCAAAAATGATGTTAGAACTTCAAAATCGGGGCTGCCACAATATTAATTTAGTTACCCCAACTCCTCAGGTTCCCCAGATTTTAAAATCGCTTTCAATAGCAATTAAGCACGGTCTTAAAATTCCTCTTGTTTATAATACCAATTCTTATGATTCAATTGAGGTTTTAAAATTATTGGATGGAATTGTCGATATTTATATGCCAGATGTTAAATATTCTGATGATAAGATTGCTTTGAAATATTCTAATGCTCCAAAATATTTCGAAATAATGAAAGAGGCTGTTAAAGAGATGCACCGGCAAGTTGGAGATTTGGTTTTAGACGAAGAGGGAATAGCTATACGAGGTTTATTAGTCAGGCATTTGGTTTTACCCAATGATTTGGCAGGTTCTGAAAAGATTTTCAATTTTATATCCAAAGAAATTTCAGAAAACACTTTTTTGAACATTATGGATCAATATAACCCCAATTTTAAAGCGTATCAGTATCCTGAGCTTTCTTGGAGGATTACAGATAAAGAATATCAAATGGCAATAAAATTAGCCAAAGAAGCAGGCCTTAAAAGGCTTTATAGAAATTAA
- a CDS encoding DNA helicase UvrD, producing MKFIADFHLHSKYSRATSPKMDLENLEEWAKIKGIKVLGTGDFTHPFWFKNLKEKLEPAESGLFKIKNHASRNLDSRSARIKNSNTGIRFILSAEISCIYSKGGKVRKIHIVVLAPSFDIVEKINTRLEGIGNLSADGRPILGLDAKELLKIVLNISTDCLFVPAHVMTPWFSIFGSKSGFDSIEECFEDYSKYIFVLETGLSANPPMLWRIPDAQKAILISNSDAHSPANIGREANVFNTEISYPAIVEAIKSRDSEKFLYTIEFFPQEGKYHYDGHRMCGIRLAPEESKKYNNICPNCGRPLTIGVLNRIEQLSVEPKGFKLKGAIPFKSLVPLREIIAEVLGMGVTTKGVEKEYKSLIENFGNELEILLNTSHDELEKVTLPETAEGIIRVREGKVFVEPGYDGVYGKVRIFSKGEQESLSKQGVLF from the coding sequence ATGAAGTTCATTGCCGATTTCCATTTACATTCAAAATATTCAAGGGCTACTTCCCCAAAGATGGATTTGGAAAATCTTGAGGAATGGGCAAAGATAAAAGGAATTAAAGTTTTGGGAACAGGAGATTTCACCCACCCTTTTTGGTTTAAAAACTTAAAAGAGAAATTAGAACCTGCAGAAAGCGGGCTTTTTAAGATTAAGAACCACGCTTCGCGGAACCTTGATTCTCGCTCCGCTCGAATTAAAAACAGTAATACCGGGATCCGTTTTATTTTAAGCGCTGAAATTAGTTGTATTTATTCCAAAGGAGGGAAGGTCCGTAAAATTCATATTGTAGTTTTAGCTCCCTCTTTTGATATTGTTGAAAAAATTAATACCCGTTTGGAAGGAATTGGGAATTTATCTGCTGACGGAAGACCAATATTAGGATTAGATGCAAAAGAATTGTTAAAAATTGTTTTAAACATCTCAACAGATTGTTTGTTTGTTCCCGCCCATGTAATGACTCCCTGGTTTTCTATTTTCGGTTCAAAATCTGGGTTTGATTCAATTGAGGAATGTTTTGAAGATTATTCTAAATATATTTTTGTTTTAGAGACTGGGCTATCGGCTAACCCACCAATGCTCTGGCGCATACCAGATGCTCAAAAAGCAATTTTAATATCAAATTCAGATGCTCACTCACCAGCTAATATTGGTAGAGAGGCAAATGTTTTTAATACGGAGATTAGTTATCCTGCTATTGTTGAAGCTATAAAATCAAGAGATTCCGAAAAGTTTCTTTATACCATTGAGTTTTTTCCTCAGGAAGGAAAGTATCATTACGACGGTCATAGAATGTGCGGTATCAGATTAGCTCCCGAGGAATCGAAAAAATATAACAATATTTGTCCTAACTGCGGCAGACCCTTAACAATCGGAGTTTTAAATAGGATAGAACAATTATCAGTTGAGCCGAAAGGTTTTAAACTAAAAGGAGCTATTCCTTTTAAAAGCTTAGTTCCTTTGAGAGAAATAATTGCCGAAGTCTTGGGAATGGGTGTTACTACCAAAGGTGTTGAAAAAGAGTATAAGTCTTTAATTGAGAATTTTGGTAATGAGCTTGAAATTTTGCTTAATACTTCTCATGATGAGTTAGAGAAAGTTACCTTGCCTGAGACTGCAGAAGGAATAATTAGGGTTAGAGAAGGAAAAGTTTTTGTAGAACCCGGTTATGATGGGGTTTATGGAAAAGTAAGAATTTTTTCTAAAGGAGAACAAGAGTCTTTATCTAAACAAGGAGTCCTTTTTTAA
- a CDS encoding class I SAM-dependent methyltransferase — MERKYAKSLLEKTKQDYNLIAKDFSRTRSYPWQEIKFLFNAYLSQNEKVLDLGCGNGRYFPFFREKQAEYFGVDNSAELIKIAKNKYPEARFSVEDALNLSFPNNFFDKVYNIAVLHQIPSEEFRTRLLQEIKRTLKFKGLLILTVWKFHRWEELSLLLKYIILKIIGKSKLDWGDVFIPWGRKTERYYHCFSKKELEGLIKKVGFKLVDSGIAKDKKGNRQNIYIVAQKYLGE; from the coding sequence ATGGAAAGAAAATATGCCAAATCCTTGTTAGAAAAAACTAAACAAGATTATAACTTAATCGCTAAGGATTTTTCAAGAACCAGAAGTTATCCCTGGCAAGAAATTAAGTTTTTGTTTAATGCCTATTTAAGCCAGAACGAGAAAGTTTTGGATTTGGGTTGCGGAAACGGTAGATACTTCCCATTTTTTAGGGAAAAACAGGCGGAGTATTTTGGAGTCGATAATTCTGCAGAATTGATTAAAATTGCAAAAAATAAATATCCTGAAGCGAGATTTTCAGTGGAAGATGCCTTAAATTTGTCTTTTCCAAATAATTTTTTTGACAAAGTTTACAACATTGCTGTTTTACACCAAATACCCTCAGAGGAATTCCGAACCCGCTTATTACAAGAGATAAAAAGAACCTTGAAATTTAAAGGATTATTAATTCTGACTGTCTGGAAATTTCACAGATGGGAAGAATTATCTCTATTATTAAAATATATAATTCTAAAGATAATTGGGAAATCAAAACTGGATTGGGGAGATGTTTTTATACCCTGGGGCAGAAAAACTGAAAGATACTATCATTGTTTCTCTAAAAAAGAATTAGAGGGTTTAATAAAAAAAGTTGGATTTAAACTTGTAGACTCCGGGATAGCAAAAGACAAAAAAGGAAATAGGCAGAACATATATATAGTAGCACAAAAGTATCTGGGAGAATAA
- a CDS encoding 2-hydroxyglutaryl-CoA dehydratase — protein MRTYLGIDVGSISTKLVLINEKNQILYHLYIRTEGNPILAVQRGLKNLKEYIKDNSLEIEIAGVGTTGSARYLAGVITGADLIKNEITAHAMGTSFLTPDVRTIIEIGGQDSKIIILENGVAVDFAMNLICAAGTGSFLDAQAFRLKIPIEKFGDLALKSKKPTSIGSRCTVFCESDMIHKQQIGHKIEDIVAGLCQGLARNFLANVAKGKNIQPPIIFLGGVSENMGMRKAFEDALQQKITVPPYNTVMGAFGVALLIKQNPSQKTKFLGFGISNKDIKCTSFQCKGCPNHCEVIEARIDGKIVARWGDRCGKWSNLSVTDL, from the coding sequence ATGAGAACATATTTAGGCATTGATGTAGGTTCCATTTCCACTAAATTGGTTTTAATTAATGAAAAAAACCAGATTTTATATCACCTTTATATAAGAACTGAAGGAAACCCGATTTTAGCTGTTCAGAGAGGATTAAAGAACCTGAAAGAATATATTAAAGATAATAGTTTAGAAATTGAAATAGCAGGAGTAGGAACTACGGGGTCAGCCCGCTATTTAGCAGGAGTAATTACTGGTGCTGATTTAATTAAGAATGAAATTACTGCCCATGCTATGGGGACTTCTTTTTTAACTCCTGATGTTAGAACAATAATTGAAATTGGTGGTCAGGACTCAAAAATTATTATTTTAGAAAACGGTGTAGCAGTTGATTTTGCCATGAACTTAATTTGTGCGGCAGGTACCGGGTCTTTTCTTGACGCCCAGGCTTTCCGCTTAAAGATTCCTATTGAGAAATTTGGTGACTTAGCTTTGAAGTCAAAAAAGCCGACCAGCATCGGCTCGCGATGCACGGTATTTTGCGAGTCAGATATGATTCACAAACAGCAGATAGGTCATAAAATAGAAGATATTGTAGCTGGTCTTTGTCAGGGTCTGGCAAGAAACTTTTTAGCTAACGTAGCTAAGGGAAAGAATATTCAGCCCCCAATTATTTTTCTTGGGGGTGTTTCTGAAAATATGGGAATGAGAAAGGCTTTTGAAGATGCCTTACAACAAAAAATTACTGTTCCGCCATATAATACCGTAATGGGTGCTTTTGGGGTAGCTCTTTTAATAAAACAAAACCCGTCTCAAAAAACAAAATTTTTAGGTTTTGGAATTTCAAATAAAGATATTAAATGTACCTCATTTCAATGCAAGGGTTGTCCTAATCATTGTGAGGTAATTGAGGCAAGAATAGATGGAAAAATCGTTGCTCGTTGGGGAGATAGATGCGGAAAGTGGTCGAATCTAAGCGTTACAGACTTATAA
- a CDS encoding RNA 3'-terminal phosphate cyclase: MLELDGSKYEGGGAILRVATALAAITKRNCRVFNIRKKRPKPGLRYQHLLGLQALAHFCNGKLEGNYLGSTEIKFYPGSNYQEHISINIPTAGSITLLLQTLIPPSIFAHSTVPGQTPKYIKITFNGGATDTFFSPTIDYFQYVFLKLLERMGVKVEINILKRGYYPEGGAKVEVKIYPSKLKPLHLIKRGQLQKISVISGASELLRNKKVAERQVAGVREIFGKLKLPIEEKVEYYQPQCPGSQISLIAEFENTIIGTDNFGKLGKRAEDVGKEAALELLKEEKSKACLDKHLGDQILAYLALSPKKSQITVSEITSHCKTNIWVIEKFINGKFETKENLIVWLPAK, from the coding sequence ATGTTAGAACTTGATGGTTCAAAATATGAAGGCGGTGGAGCTATATTGAGAGTGGCAACTGCTTTAGCAGCAATTACTAAAAGAAATTGCCGTGTTTTTAATATTCGAAAAAAAAGACCAAAGCCCGGTTTGAGATACCAGCATCTTTTAGGACTTCAAGCTTTAGCCCACTTTTGTAATGGAAAATTGGAAGGCAACTATTTAGGGTCAACTGAAATAAAATTCTATCCCGGCTCAAATTATCAAGAACATATCTCAATTAACATTCCAACAGCAGGAAGTATTACTTTACTTTTACAAACATTAATTCCTCCTTCTATTTTTGCCCATTCGACAGTCCCAGGGCAAACTCCCAAATATATAAAAATTACTTTCAATGGTGGTGCTACCGATACCTTTTTCTCACCAACTATTGATTATTTTCAATATGTTTTTTTAAAATTATTAGAAAGAATGGGAGTTAAAGTAGAAATTAATATTTTAAAAAGAGGCTACTATCCAGAAGGTGGAGCAAAAGTTGAGGTGAAAATTTATCCTTCGAAATTAAAACCACTCCATTTAATTAAAAGAGGTCAACTTCAAAAAATTTCAGTAATTTCCGGGGCTTCAGAATTATTAAGGAATAAAAAAGTGGCAGAGCGTCAAGTTGCCGGGGTAAGAGAAATTTTTGGGAAATTAAAATTGCCTATTGAGGAAAAAGTAGAATATTATCAACCCCAATGTCCTGGCAGTCAGATTTCTCTAATAGCCGAATTTGAAAACACGATTATTGGAACTGATAATTTTGGGAAATTGGGAAAAAGAGCAGAAGATGTTGGTAAAGAAGCAGCTTTGGAATTATTAAAAGAAGAAAAAAGCAAAGCTTGTCTGGATAAACATTTAGGTGACCAAATTTTAGCCTACTTAGCCTTATCTCCTAAAAAATCCCAGATTACAGTTTCAGAAATCACAAGTCACTGTAAAACTAATATCTGGGTAATTGAAAAATTTATTAATGGGAAGTTTGAAACAAAGGAAAATTTGATTGTTTGGCTACCAGCAAAATAA
- a CDS encoding CapA family protein — MKNSKVKNQYSLFLLFVLLFFFSIYFFDFNAEIDSLYFRVISSQLIIPKKPLKKPITLIFVGDIMFDRGIEHIILKEGKGDYKFPFLKIADYLKEAEILFGNFEGPISDKGRKVGSIYSFRSNPETINGLVFAGFDVLSMANNHIFDYGREAMEDTFLRLKKAGIDYVGAGFNEKEAYSPIIKEINGSTNLPQDNTKIAFLAYTNLGSEYWKATDERSGISWLEKERMIEEIKKAKNLADIVIVSFHYGEEYFLEPTSFQISISQTAIDAGVDLVVGHHPHVIQPIKKYKSRYIAYSLGNFIFDQGFSEKTMKSLLLRVIIEDNEIKEVTPIEIKINKFFQPEIAKKL; from the coding sequence ATGAAAAATTCAAAGGTTAAAAATCAGTACTCCCTCTTTTTATTATTTGTATTATTATTTTTCTTTTCTATTTATTTTTTTGATTTTAATGCTGAAATAGATAGTCTTTATTTTAGAGTTATCTCTAGCCAATTAATAATACCAAAAAAGCCCTTAAAAAAACCTATAACTTTAATTTTTGTCGGCGATATAATGTTTGACAGAGGAATAGAACATATAATTTTAAAAGAGGGAAAGGGTGATTACAAATTTCCTTTTTTGAAAATCGCTGATTATCTAAAGGAGGCAGAAATCTTATTTGGAAATTTTGAAGGACCAATCTCAGACAAAGGAAGAAAAGTGGGCAGTATTTATTCTTTTAGGTCAAATCCTGAAACTATTAATGGATTAGTTTTTGCCGGCTTTGATGTTTTATCGATGGCTAATAATCATATTTTTGATTATGGAAGAGAAGCAATGGAAGATACATTTTTAAGATTGAAGAAAGCTGGAATAGATTATGTTGGGGCTGGATTTAATGAAAAAGAGGCTTATTCCCCAATAATAAAAGAAATAAATGGTTCGACAAACTTACCACAAGATAACACTAAGATTGCTTTTTTAGCCTATACTAATTTAGGTTCAGAATATTGGAAAGCAACAGATGAGAGGTCGGGAATTTCATGGTTAGAGAAAGAAAGAATGATAGAAGAAATAAAAAAAGCTAAAAATTTAGCTGATATAGTAATTGTTTCTTTTCATTACGGTGAGGAATATTTCTTAGAACCAACTTCTTTCCAAATCTCTATTAGCCAAACAGCAATTGATGCTGGAGTTGATTTGGTAGTTGGTCATCACCCCCATGTAATTCAGCCAATAAAGAAATACAAAAGTAGATACATAGCTTACTCTTTAGGAAATTTTATTTTTGACCAGGGATTTTCTGAAAAAACAATGAAAAGTCTCTTATTGAGAGTTATAATCGAAGATAATGAAATAAAGGAGGTAACTCCAATTGAAATTAAAATTAACAAATTCTTCCAACCAGAGATTGCAAAAAAGCTTTGA